The Mycolicibacterium doricum genome includes a region encoding these proteins:
- the recG gene encoding ATP-dependent DNA helicase RecG — MVALTDRLDFVIGGKSAAALEEHFGIRTVNDLLRHYPRKYSDGMSVRGEGESLDIEEGEHVTFVDVITDAKPGQMKPLPGKRARKYLRVTLGKRNPVVTATFFNADWMIDNLPVGTRLMLSGEVKYFRNTLQLSHPAFLVLESSASRKIGTKSLKTIAASSGATGDDLLAGFERDVFPIYPASAKVQSWDIYACVRQVLDVLDPVPEPLPEAVVRERGLVSEDAALRAIHLADNDGERDRARERLTFDEAVGLQWGLVSRRYGQLTEAGPPAPLREDGLVAGMRKRLPFELTNGQREVLAVLSSELAGTRPMNRMLQGEVGSGKTVVAVLAMLQMVDAGYQCAMLAPTEVLAAQHDRSMRQILGPLGMAGQLGGADAATRIALLTGSMTPQQKRQVRNEVATGQAGIVIGTHALLQDAVEFDNLGMVVVDEQHRFGVEQRNRLRAKAQGGVTPHLLVMTATPIPRTVALTIYGDLETSTLRELPRGRAPITSNTVFVGQHPTWLDRAWARIVEEVRAGRQAYVVASRIDESDKPRGHEQGPPPVTVLALYDRLRAGPLAGLRVGLMHGRLSGAEKDAVMTAFRAGEIDVLVCTTVIEVGVDVPNATVMVVMDADRFGISQLHQLRGRIGRGSHPSLCLLATRLPEGSKGGQRLKAVAATLDGFELADLDLRERREGDVLGLHQSGSLNSLRFLSLSDHLEVIVSARELCERLYDKSPGSPGMAMLAAPFTDTDRVEFLEKS, encoded by the coding sequence ATGGTTGCGCTCACCGATCGGCTCGACTTCGTCATCGGCGGCAAGTCCGCGGCCGCACTGGAGGAGCACTTCGGCATCCGCACCGTCAACGACCTGCTGCGCCACTATCCGCGTAAGTACAGCGACGGGATGAGCGTGCGGGGCGAGGGGGAAAGTCTCGACATCGAGGAGGGCGAGCACGTCACCTTCGTCGACGTCATCACCGACGCCAAGCCGGGGCAGATGAAGCCGCTGCCGGGTAAGCGGGCCCGAAAGTATCTGCGCGTCACACTGGGGAAGCGCAACCCCGTGGTCACCGCGACGTTCTTCAACGCCGACTGGATGATCGACAACCTGCCCGTGGGCACTCGGCTGATGCTCTCCGGTGAGGTCAAGTACTTCCGTAACACCTTGCAGCTGAGCCACCCGGCGTTCCTCGTCCTGGAGTCGTCGGCGAGCAGGAAGATCGGCACCAAATCGCTCAAGACCATCGCGGCGTCCTCGGGGGCGACGGGTGACGATCTGCTGGCCGGTTTCGAACGTGACGTCTTCCCGATCTACCCGGCCAGCGCCAAGGTGCAGAGCTGGGACATCTACGCCTGTGTACGCCAGGTGCTCGACGTCTTGGACCCGGTGCCCGAACCGCTGCCCGAAGCCGTTGTGCGCGAACGCGGTCTGGTCTCCGAGGATGCCGCGCTGCGTGCGATCCACCTCGCCGACAACGACGGCGAGCGGGACCGGGCCCGAGAGCGGTTGACGTTCGACGAGGCCGTGGGCTTACAGTGGGGGCTGGTGTCGCGACGCTACGGCCAACTCACCGAGGCCGGTCCGCCTGCGCCACTGCGGGAGGACGGACTCGTCGCCGGGATGCGGAAGCGTCTGCCCTTCGAGCTCACCAACGGTCAGCGTGAGGTGCTCGCCGTGCTGTCGAGCGAACTGGCCGGCACCCGCCCGATGAACCGCATGCTGCAGGGCGAGGTGGGGTCGGGTAAGACGGTCGTCGCCGTGCTGGCCATGTTGCAGATGGTCGACGCCGGCTACCAGTGCGCCATGCTGGCGCCGACGGAAGTACTTGCCGCGCAACACGACCGGTCCATGCGTCAGATCCTGGGGCCGTTGGGCATGGCCGGTCAGCTCGGCGGCGCGGACGCCGCGACCCGCATTGCGTTGCTCACCGGTTCGATGACTCCCCAGCAGAAGCGGCAGGTGCGCAACGAGGTCGCCACCGGGCAGGCCGGGATCGTCATCGGCACACACGCACTGCTGCAGGACGCCGTCGAATTCGACAACCTCGGCATGGTGGTGGTCGACGAACAGCACCGGTTCGGTGTCGAGCAGCGGAACCGCTTACGCGCCAAGGCCCAGGGCGGTGTCACGCCACACCTGCTGGTCATGACCGCCACACCGATACCCCGGACCGTCGCGCTGACCATTTACGGCGATCTGGAGACCTCCACGCTACGCGAGTTGCCGCGCGGGCGTGCGCCCATCACCAGCAACACCGTCTTCGTCGGCCAGCACCCGACGTGGCTGGACCGGGCATGGGCCCGCATCGTCGAAGAGGTCCGGGCCGGCAGGCAGGCCTACGTGGTGGCCTCGCGTATAGACGAGAGCGACAAGCCGCGGGGCCACGAGCAGGGGCCGCCTCCGGTGACCGTCCTCGCGCTCTACGACAGGCTGCGCGCCGGCCCGTTGGCCGGTCTGCGCGTCGGGTTGATGCACGGCCGGCTATCCGGGGCGGAGAAGGACGCGGTGATGACGGCCTTCCGGGCCGGGGAGATCGACGTGCTGGTCTGCACAACAGTCATCGAGGTGGGCGTGGACGTGCCCAACGCCACGGTGATGGTCGTGATGGACGCCGACCGGTTCGGCATCAGCCAGCTCCACCAGCTACGCGGCCGCATCGGCCGCGGCAGTCATCCCAGCCTGTGCCTACTCGCCACCCGGTTGCCGGAGGGTTCGAAGGGGGGGCAGCGGCTTAAGGCGGTGGCCGCCACTCTCGACGGGTTCGAGTTGGCCGATCTCGACCTCCGTGAGCGCCGCGAGGGTGACGTGCTGGGCCTGCACCAGTCCGGCAGCCTCAACTCGCTGCGCTTCCTGTCACTGTCCGACCACCTCGAGGTCATCGTCTCGGCGCGAGAGCTCTGCGAGAGGCTCTACGACAAGTCGCCGGGGAGCCCGGGAATGGCCATGCTCGCCGCGCCGTTTACCGACACCGACCGGGTCGAGTTCCTGGAGAAGTCGTGA
- a CDS encoding HNH endonuclease family protein yields the protein MSRTRTVWVVLAAVLAVLVAYQTVSSTAERSAQLTAYADVPTVAPGSDVLAGVATVPARIRAHDYRRAAFGDAWTDDNSAPGGHNGCDTRNDILDRDLVDKTYTSISRCPTAVATGVLHDPYTNVVISFTRGSQTGAAVQIEHIVPLAYAWDQGARNWTDDMRVRFANDPANLLAVQGQANQDKGDQEPAAWMPPNGAFHCQYAMQFIAVMRGYGLPVDAPSVPALREAADTCPKE from the coding sequence GTGAGCCGGACGCGGACGGTGTGGGTGGTCCTCGCCGCGGTCCTCGCGGTGCTCGTCGCCTACCAGACCGTGTCTTCGACCGCCGAGCGCTCAGCGCAGCTCACCGCGTACGCCGACGTGCCCACCGTCGCACCGGGTTCCGACGTCCTCGCCGGGGTGGCGACGGTTCCCGCGCGGATACGCGCGCACGACTACCGGCGTGCAGCGTTCGGTGACGCCTGGACCGACGACAACAGCGCGCCGGGCGGCCACAACGGCTGCGATACCCGCAACGACATCCTCGATCGCGACCTCGTGGACAAGACATACACGTCGATCAGCAGGTGTCCCACGGCGGTGGCCACGGGAGTCCTGCACGACCCATACACCAACGTCGTCATCTCGTTCACGCGCGGCAGTCAGACCGGCGCGGCGGTGCAGATCGAGCACATCGTGCCGCTCGCGTACGCCTGGGACCAGGGTGCGCGCAACTGGACCGACGATATGCGGGTGCGGTTCGCCAACGATCCGGCCAACCTCCTTGCCGTACAGGGCCAGGCGAATCAGGACAAGGGTGACCAGGAGCCGGCGGCGTGGATGCCGCCCAACGGGGCGTTCCACTGTCAGTACGCGATGCAGTTCATCGCGGTGATGCGCGGCTACGGGTTACCGGTCGACGCGCCCTCGGTGCCTGCGCTGCGCGAGGCGGCCGACACGTGTCCAAAAGAGTGA
- a CDS encoding aldo/keto reductase, whose protein sequence is MTSTRGEAAGIPSVSLNDGNSIPVIGLGVGELSEAEAEQSVAAALEAGYRLIDTAAVYGNEAAVGRAINASGIPRDEIFVTTKLAVADQGFGTSQDAARASLERLRLDYVDLYLIHWPAGDHGKYIDSWGGLMKAKQDGVTRSIGVCNFNAEHLSNVIDLSFFTPAINQIELHPLLNQAELREVNAGYGIVTEAYGPLGVGRLLDHAAVTGVARAHDRTPAQVLLRWSVQLGNVVIARSANPERVKSNLEVFDFELTDAEMATLNGLDEGTRFRPDPETYTGP, encoded by the coding sequence ATGACGTCAACGCGCGGGGAGGCAGCCGGCATCCCCTCCGTCTCGCTCAACGACGGAAACTCGATCCCGGTCATCGGGCTCGGGGTCGGTGAGCTCTCCGAGGCCGAGGCCGAGCAGTCGGTGGCCGCCGCGCTGGAAGCCGGCTACCGATTGATCGACACGGCAGCCGTCTACGGCAACGAGGCCGCGGTGGGCCGGGCGATCAACGCCTCGGGCATCCCGCGCGACGAGATCTTCGTGACCACCAAACTGGCGGTGGCCGATCAGGGCTTCGGGACCTCGCAGGACGCCGCCCGCGCCAGCCTCGAACGCCTCCGGCTCGACTACGTGGACCTCTACCTCATCCACTGGCCCGCCGGTGACCACGGCAAGTACATCGACAGCTGGGGTGGGTTGATGAAGGCCAAGCAGGACGGCGTGACCCGTTCCATCGGAGTGTGCAACTTCAATGCCGAGCACTTGTCGAACGTCATCGACCTGTCGTTCTTCACCCCGGCGATCAATCAGATCGAGCTGCACCCGCTGCTCAATCAGGCCGAGTTGCGGGAGGTCAACGCCGGATACGGCATCGTGACCGAGGCCTACGGACCCCTGGGCGTCGGCCGCCTGCTGGATCACGCTGCGGTGACCGGGGTCGCCCGGGCCCACGACAGGACGCCGGCACAGGTCCTGCTGCGCTGGAGCGTCCAGCTCGGCAACGTGGTGATCGCGCGCTCGGCCAATCCGGAGCGGGTCAAGTCCAACCTCGAGGTGTTCGACTTCGAGTTGACCGACGCCGAGATGGCCACTCTCAATGGCCTAGACGAGGGCACCCGCTTCCGTCCGGACCCGGAGACCTACACCGGCCCCTGA
- a CDS encoding alpha/beta hydrolase has protein sequence MPPSQPAAAPPVGPTARGGDPAPRGKNRMRDALVNGATRATLRTIPLLPEPVKRALLGFRSVTVDGNTLDTTLQLLLAAQRAAGISGLVASDDVGVARHQLHITAAMLTAGIVVEVTELTIPGPVGTIPARLYRPTTPEAHSPLLVFYHGGGFVIGDLDTHDDLCRLICRDGGMTVLSVDYRLAPEHKAPAAADDAYAAFHWATEHAAELGVAADRIAVGGDSAGGNLAAVVSQRARNAGAPPPALQLLIYPVVDVCSETRSKTLFADGYFLTARDMDWFMDHYLGGASVDPTDPEVSPLLADDLSGLPPALVLTGGFDPLRDEGNRYAEALRNAGVPVDLRQERSLIHGFANFFPLGGDSETATAAMISALRAHLSRG, from the coding sequence ATGCCGCCGAGTCAGCCAGCCGCCGCACCGCCCGTAGGGCCCACCGCCCGCGGTGGTGACCCGGCACCCCGAGGCAAGAACCGGATGCGCGACGCCCTGGTGAACGGGGCGACGCGGGCGACGCTGCGGACCATTCCGTTGCTGCCCGAGCCCGTCAAGCGGGCGCTGCTGGGGTTCCGCTCGGTCACCGTCGATGGCAACACCCTCGACACCACGCTGCAGCTGTTGCTGGCCGCCCAGCGCGCCGCCGGCATCAGCGGCCTGGTGGCCAGTGACGACGTCGGCGTCGCGCGACACCAACTGCACATCACCGCCGCCATGCTCACCGCCGGGATCGTCGTCGAGGTGACCGAGCTGACCATCCCCGGCCCGGTCGGGACCATCCCGGCTCGGCTGTACCGTCCGACCACACCCGAGGCCCACTCCCCGCTGCTCGTCTTCTACCACGGCGGCGGCTTCGTGATCGGGGACCTCGACACCCACGACGACCTCTGCCGGCTGATCTGCCGTGACGGCGGAATGACGGTGCTCTCGGTGGACTACCGGCTGGCACCCGAGCACAAGGCGCCCGCCGCAGCCGACGACGCATACGCGGCGTTCCACTGGGCAACCGAACACGCCGCCGAACTCGGTGTGGCCGCCGACCGCATCGCCGTGGGCGGGGACAGCGCGGGCGGCAACCTCGCCGCCGTCGTCTCCCAGCGGGCGCGCAACGCCGGCGCGCCCCCGCCGGCGCTGCAGTTGCTGATCTATCCCGTCGTCGACGTGTGCAGCGAGACCCGGTCCAAGACGCTGTTCGCCGACGGCTACTTCCTCACCGCCCGGGACATGGACTGGTTCATGGACCACTACCTCGGGGGTGCGAGCGTCGACCCCACCGACCCCGAGGTGTCGCCGCTGCTGGCCGACGACCTGTCCGGGCTGCCGCCCGCACTGGTGCTCACCGGCGGCTTCGACCCGCTGCGCGACGAGGGCAACCGGTACGCCGAGGCGTTGCGGAACGCCGGCGTGCCCGTCGACCTGCGGCAGGAGCGGTCGCTGATCCACGGGTTCGCGAACTTCTTCCCGCTCGGCGGGGACAGCGAGACCGCCACCGCGGCGATGATCTCGGCGCTGCGCGCCCACCTCAGCCGCGGCTAG
- a CDS encoding DsbA family protein, translating into MATKPKKTPRYDLKAADRKRNLFIQIGLTAVVVVFAVALVFYIVMSAEDKPASGEATAVRVAAGNLVTQEDSSEPKAVLSLYEDFLCPACGNFERQFGPSINKLIDTGAVAADYYMVSILDAQGDGYSSRAANAAYCVADENKDAFRRFHAALYTEGIQPAEGGGTYPGDEQLIELARQAGAGGTVPDCIKNGRYVDMVKGMAAATEISATPTVRINGEDYDPSTPDALVAKIKEIVGDVPGLDGAVPAPAS; encoded by the coding sequence GTGGCCACGAAACCGAAGAAGACGCCCCGCTACGACCTGAAGGCGGCCGATCGCAAGCGCAATCTATTCATCCAGATCGGCTTGACGGCGGTTGTCGTGGTGTTCGCCGTCGCGCTCGTCTTCTACATCGTGATGTCGGCGGAGGACAAGCCGGCCTCCGGTGAGGCCACCGCGGTCCGGGTGGCCGCCGGGAACCTGGTCACTCAGGAGGACAGCAGCGAGCCCAAGGCCGTGCTGTCGCTCTACGAGGATTTCCTCTGCCCGGCCTGCGGCAACTTCGAGCGTCAGTTCGGACCGAGCATCAACAAGCTGATCGACACGGGAGCGGTCGCCGCGGACTACTACATGGTCTCGATCCTCGACGCACAGGGTGATGGTTACTCGTCACGGGCAGCCAATGCCGCGTACTGCGTCGCCGACGAGAACAAGGACGCCTTCCGCCGCTTCCACGCCGCGCTCTACACCGAGGGCATCCAGCCCGCCGAGGGTGGCGGCACCTACCCCGGTGACGAGCAGCTGATCGAGCTGGCACGCCAGGCCGGCGCCGGCGGAACGGTGCCCGACTGCATCAAGAATGGCCGCTACGTCGACATGGTCAAGGGCATGGCGGCGGCCACCGAGATCAGCGCCACCCCGACCGTGCGCATCAACGGTGAGGACTACGACCCGTCGACCCCCGACGCGCTGGTGGCCAAGATCAAGGAGATCGTCGGCGACGTGCCGGGCCTGGACGGTGCGGTGCCGGCTCCCGCGTCATGA
- a CDS encoding vitamin K epoxide reductase family protein yields MTATAPDAVSSTASPAGRTAEPAVPKPSAVWVLIAGVVGLVAAATLTIEKIELLIDPSYTPSCSLNPVLSCGSVMVTPQAALFGFPNPLIGIAAFTVVTVTGVLAVANVQLPRWYWSGLAVGTLLGTVFVHWLIFQSLYRIGALCPYCMVVWAVTVPLLVVTASIALRPAPASGEDARAENTVARAVHQWRWSVTALWFTSVFLLILVRFWDYWSMLL; encoded by the coding sequence ATGACCGCCACCGCACCCGACGCCGTCTCGTCGACCGCTTCGCCGGCTGGCCGAACCGCCGAGCCAGCGGTGCCGAAACCCAGCGCGGTGTGGGTCCTCATCGCCGGTGTGGTGGGCCTGGTCGCCGCCGCCACGCTGACCATCGAGAAGATCGAGCTGCTGATCGATCCCTCGTACACCCCGTCGTGCTCGCTGAACCCGGTGCTCTCGTGCGGATCGGTGATGGTGACGCCCCAGGCCGCGCTCTTCGGCTTCCCGAACCCGCTGATCGGCATCGCCGCCTTCACCGTGGTGACGGTGACCGGCGTGCTGGCCGTGGCCAACGTGCAGCTCCCGCGGTGGTATTGGTCCGGGCTGGCCGTCGGCACGCTGCTCGGCACGGTGTTCGTACACTGGCTCATCTTCCAGAGCCTCTACCGCATCGGGGCACTGTGCCCCTACTGCATGGTGGTGTGGGCGGTGACGGTCCCGCTGCTGGTGGTGACGGCGTCGATCGCCCTGCGGCCGGCCCCGGCAAGCGGGGAAGATGCTCGTGCCGAAAACACCGTCGCCCGTGCCGTCCACCAGTGGCGATGGTCTGTCACCGCCCTGTGGTTCACCTCGGTGTTCCTGCTCATACTGGTGCGGTTCTGGGACTACTGGTCGATGCTTCTGTAG
- a CDS encoding pyruvate carboxylase — translation MISKVLVANRGEIAIRAFRAAYELGIATVAVYPYEDRNSLHRLKADESYQIGDIGHPVRAYLSVDEIIRVALHAGADAVYPGYGFLSENPELAAACAEAGITFIGPRAELLELAGHKSRAIEAARAAGLPVLRSSAPSSSVDELVAAAAAMEFPVFVKAVSGGGGRGMRRVTDPDALAEAIEAAGREAESAFGDPTVYLEQAVVNPRHIEVQILADRQGGIVHLFERDCSVQRRHQKVIELAPAPNLDPELRERICADAVAFARQIGYTYAGTVEFLLDERGQHVFIEMNPRIQVEHTVTEEITDVDLVASQMRIADGETLADLGLSQEAVLNRGIRGYAMQCRITTEDPANGFRPDAGRITGYRSPGGAGIRLDGGTVLGAEISAHFDSMLVKLTCRGVDFSTAVARARRALAEFRVRGVSTNIPFLQAVINDPDFRAGRVTTSFIEERPYLLTARTPADRGTKILNYLADVTVNKPHGPRPSTVYPHDKLPQVDDTAPPPAGSKQKLVELGPEGFARWMRDSPAVGLTDTTFRDAHQSLLATRIRTTSLLMVAPHIARMTPQLLSLECWGGATYDVALRFLKEDPWERLAALREAVPNICLQMLLRGRNTVGYTPYPETVTTAFVEEATATGIDIYRIFDALNSVESMRPAVEAVRRTGTAIAEVAMSYTGDLSDPAENLYTLDYYLRLAEEIVEAGAHVLAIKDMAGLLRPQAAVKLVSALRSRFDLPVHVHTHDTPGGQLATYLAAWQAGASAVDGAAAPLAGTTSQPALSSIVAAAAHTGFDTGLSLEAVCELEPYWEALRKVYAPFESGLPAPTGRVYRHEIPGGQLSNLRQQAIALGLGDRFEEIEEAYAAADRILGRLVKVTPSSKVVGDLALALVGAGITAEQFAEDPARFDIPDSMIGFLRGELGDPPGGWPEPLRSKALAGRAPAKPVEELSAEDEAVLVQPGTKRQAALNRLLFPGPTREFEAHRDTYGDTSRLSANQFFYGLRHGDEHRVVLERGVELLIGLEAVSDPDERGMRTVMCILNGQLRPVLVRDHSVASDVPTAEKADRANPDHIAAPFAGVVTVGVDVGDTVSAGETIATIEAMKMEAAITAPKAGTVDRVAVSATAQVEGGDLLVVVS, via the coding sequence GTGATCTCCAAAGTGCTGGTCGCCAATCGTGGCGAGATCGCGATTCGAGCGTTCCGCGCCGCATACGAACTGGGCATCGCCACCGTCGCGGTGTATCCGTACGAGGACCGCAATTCACTGCACCGGCTCAAAGCCGACGAGTCCTACCAGATCGGCGACATCGGGCACCCGGTTCGGGCCTACCTGTCGGTCGACGAGATCATCCGGGTCGCTCTACACGCGGGCGCCGACGCGGTGTACCCGGGGTACGGATTCCTCTCGGAGAACCCGGAACTCGCGGCCGCGTGCGCGGAAGCCGGCATCACGTTCATCGGCCCGCGGGCCGAACTGCTGGAGCTTGCCGGCCACAAGTCCCGGGCCATCGAGGCCGCGCGCGCCGCCGGCCTGCCGGTGCTGCGGTCCTCGGCGCCGTCGTCATCGGTCGACGAGCTGGTCGCCGCGGCCGCCGCCATGGAGTTCCCCGTGTTCGTCAAGGCCGTGTCGGGCGGCGGTGGCCGCGGAATGCGGCGAGTCACCGACCCCGACGCGTTGGCCGAGGCCATCGAGGCGGCCGGCCGGGAGGCGGAGTCGGCGTTCGGCGATCCGACGGTGTACCTAGAGCAGGCGGTCGTCAATCCCCGCCACATCGAGGTGCAGATCCTCGCCGACCGCCAAGGCGGCATCGTCCACTTGTTCGAACGCGATTGCAGTGTGCAACGGCGCCACCAGAAGGTCATCGAGTTGGCGCCGGCGCCGAACCTCGATCCGGAATTACGCGAACGGATCTGCGCCGACGCGGTGGCCTTCGCGCGCCAGATCGGCTACACCTACGCCGGCACGGTGGAGTTCCTGCTCGACGAGCGGGGCCAGCACGTCTTCATCGAGATGAACCCGCGAATCCAGGTCGAGCACACGGTGACCGAGGAAATCACCGACGTGGACCTGGTGGCGTCGCAGATGCGCATCGCCGACGGGGAGACGCTGGCCGACCTCGGGTTGAGCCAGGAGGCCGTGCTGAACCGCGGCATCCGCGGTTACGCGATGCAGTGCCGCATCACCACCGAGGATCCGGCCAACGGCTTCCGGCCCGACGCGGGGCGCATCACCGGCTACCGTTCGCCGGGCGGTGCGGGGATCCGGCTGGACGGCGGCACCGTGCTCGGCGCGGAGATCAGCGCCCACTTCGACTCCATGCTGGTCAAACTCACCTGCCGGGGTGTCGACTTCTCCACCGCGGTGGCGCGCGCACGGCGCGCGCTCGCCGAGTTCCGCGTTCGTGGGGTCTCGACGAACATCCCGTTCTTGCAGGCCGTCATCAACGATCCGGATTTCCGCGCCGGGCGCGTCACCACGTCGTTCATCGAGGAACGGCCCTACCTGCTGACCGCCCGCACACCGGCGGACCGCGGCACCAAGATCCTCAACTACCTGGCCGACGTGACGGTGAATAAGCCGCACGGGCCGCGGCCGTCGACGGTGTACCCGCATGACAAACTCCCGCAGGTCGACGACACGGCGCCACCGCCGGCAGGGAGTAAGCAGAAGCTTGTCGAACTGGGGCCCGAAGGCTTCGCCCGCTGGATGCGGGACTCGCCGGCGGTCGGGTTGACCGACACCACGTTCCGGGACGCCCACCAGTCGCTGCTGGCCACCCGTATCCGCACGACCAGCCTGCTGATGGTCGCACCGCACATCGCCCGCATGACGCCGCAGCTGCTGTCGCTCGAATGCTGGGGCGGCGCGACTTACGATGTCGCGCTGCGCTTCCTGAAGGAGGACCCGTGGGAGCGGCTGGCCGCTCTGCGCGAGGCGGTCCCGAACATCTGTCTACAGATGCTGCTGCGCGGCCGGAACACCGTGGGCTACACCCCGTATCCGGAGACGGTCACCACGGCGTTCGTCGAGGAGGCGACGGCGACAGGCATCGACATCTACCGCATCTTCGACGCGCTCAACAGCGTCGAGTCGATGCGCCCGGCCGTCGAGGCGGTGCGCCGAACCGGAACGGCGATAGCCGAGGTCGCGATGTCCTATACCGGAGACCTGTCAGATCCGGCGGAGAACCTCTACACGCTCGACTATTACCTCAGACTGGCCGAAGAGATCGTTGAGGCCGGCGCCCATGTGCTCGCCATCAAAGACATGGCGGGGCTGTTGCGCCCCCAGGCCGCGGTCAAGCTGGTCTCGGCGCTGCGTTCGCGGTTCGATCTGCCCGTGCACGTGCACACCCACGACACGCCGGGTGGTCAGCTGGCCACCTATCTGGCGGCGTGGCAGGCGGGTGCTTCGGCGGTCGACGGTGCCGCGGCGCCGCTGGCGGGCACCACCAGCCAGCCCGCGTTGAGTTCGATCGTCGCCGCCGCCGCCCATACCGGGTTCGACACCGGGCTGTCGCTGGAAGCGGTCTGCGAACTCGAGCCGTACTGGGAAGCGCTGCGAAAGGTGTACGCACCCTTCGAGTCAGGATTGCCCGCCCCTACCGGACGGGTCTACCGCCACGAGATTCCCGGCGGCCAGCTGAGCAATCTACGCCAGCAGGCGATCGCGCTCGGTCTGGGGGACCGGTTCGAGGAGATCGAGGAGGCCTACGCGGCCGCCGACCGCATCCTCGGCCGGCTGGTCAAGGTGACCCCGTCGAGCAAGGTGGTCGGTGACCTCGCGCTGGCCCTGGTCGGTGCCGGCATCACCGCCGAGCAATTCGCCGAGGACCCCGCCCGGTTCGACATCCCCGACAGCATGATCGGTTTCCTGCGGGGTGAACTTGGTGACCCGCCGGGCGGATGGCCTGAACCGCTGCGCAGCAAGGCGCTGGCGGGACGCGCGCCGGCCAAACCGGTGGAGGAACTGTCCGCGGAGGACGAGGCGGTGCTGGTCCAGCCCGGGACCAAACGGCAGGCCGCGCTCAACCGGTTGCTGTTCCCCGGGCCCACCAGGGAGTTCGAGGCGCATCGCGACACCTACGGGGACACCTCGCGGTTGAGCGCCAACCAGTTCTTCTACGGTTTGCGCCATGGTGACGAGCACCGCGTCGTGCTCGAACGCGGCGTGGAACTGCTGATCGGGTTGGAGGCGGTCTCGGATCCGGACGAACGCGGGATGCGCACGGTGATGTGCATCCTCAACGGACAGCTGCGCCCGGTGCTGGTGCGCGACCACAGCGTGGCGAGCGACGTGCCGACCGCGGAGAAGGCCGACCGGGCCAATCCGGACCACATCGCCGCCCCGTTCGCCGGGGTGGTGACGGTCGGGGTCGATGTCGGTGACACGGTGAGCGCCGGGGAGACCATCGCGACCATCGAGGCGATGAAGATGGAGGCCGCGATCACCGCACCCAAGGCCGGCACCGTCGACCGGGTCGCCGTCTCGGCCACCGCCCAGGTCGAGGGCGGCGACCTGCTGGTGGTCGTCAGCTGA
- the rsmD gene encoding 16S rRNA (guanine(966)-N(2))-methyltransferase RsmD encodes MTRIIAGTFGGRRITVPPRGTRPTSDRVREALFNVLDARLDVDRIVVLDLYAGSGALGLEAISRGASRAVFVEQDERAARTISGNIAELGVGAATEVRRGPVATVVAGGVDRAVDLVLADPPYDLPDSEVEELLAALDARGWTREGTVAVIERRASGRELTWPSGWSPWPSRRYGDTRLDIAQREPPTGNLRRNDDRR; translated from the coding sequence CTGACCCGGATCATCGCCGGGACTTTCGGCGGCCGGCGAATAACGGTGCCGCCCAGGGGCACTCGACCGACGTCCGACCGGGTGCGCGAAGCGCTGTTCAACGTGCTCGACGCCCGGTTGGACGTCGACCGCATCGTGGTGCTCGATCTGTACGCCGGATCCGGCGCTCTCGGCCTGGAGGCGATTTCGCGGGGCGCCTCGCGGGCGGTGTTCGTCGAGCAGGACGAGCGCGCGGCCAGGACCATCAGCGGAAACATCGCCGAACTGGGCGTGGGCGCCGCCACCGAGGTTCGTCGTGGGCCCGTGGCGACCGTTGTGGCGGGTGGGGTGGACCGAGCCGTCGACCTGGTGCTGGCCGATCCGCCCTACGACCTACCGGACAGCGAGGTCGAGGAGCTGCTCGCCGCACTCGATGCGCGCGGCTGGACCCGCGAGGGCACGGTCGCCGTCATCGAGCGGCGGGCGTCGGGAAGGGAGCTGACCTGGCCGTCGGGATGGTCACCATGGCCGTCGAGACGCTACGGTGACACCCGCCTGGACATCGCCCAACGAGAGCCGCCGACCGGCAACCTCCGTCGAAATGACGACCGACGATGA
- the coaD gene encoding pantetheine-phosphate adenylyltransferase yields the protein MSGAVCPGSFDPVTRGHVDVFERAAAQFDEVVVAVLVNPNKKGMFTLDERMEMIAESCAHLPNLRVESGQGLVVDFVRACGFTAIVKGLRGSTDFEYELQMAQMNKHVAGVDTFFIASTPQYSFVSSSLAKEVATLGGDVSALLPDAVNVRLQAKLRD from the coding sequence ATGAGCGGCGCGGTATGCCCTGGATCGTTCGACCCGGTGACCCGTGGCCACGTCGACGTCTTCGAGCGGGCCGCGGCCCAGTTCGACGAGGTCGTCGTCGCGGTGCTGGTCAACCCGAACAAGAAGGGGATGTTCACCCTCGACGAGCGCATGGAGATGATCGCGGAGTCCTGCGCGCATCTGCCCAACCTTCGGGTCGAGTCGGGTCAGGGTCTGGTGGTCGACTTCGTCCGGGCATGCGGGTTCACCGCGATCGTCAAGGGGCTGCGCGGCAGCACCGACTTCGAGTACGAACTGCAGATGGCGCAGATGAACAAGCACGTCGCGGGTGTCGACACGTTCTTCATCGCGTCGACCCCGCAGTACTCCTTCGTGTCCTCATCGCTGGCCAAGGAAGTCGCCACCCTCGGCGGTGACGTCTCTGCGCTGCTGCCCGACGCGGTGAACGTGCGGTTACAGGCGAAACTGCGGGATTGA